The Bradyrhizobium oligotrophicum S58 genome contains the following window.
ATGCGCGCCGCATCTTCGAGGTGCTCAAGGACCCCTTCATCCGCACGCCGGCGCCGAGCATGACGCATCTGCTGCGCAATGCCGGCTTCCGCGATCTCACCGCGATCCGGCCGTTCCAGACGCTGTGGAAGGCGCTCGGCGGCTATTTCCGCGATCCGCATTTGCAGCAGCTGTTCGGGCGCTACGCCACCTATTGCGGCTCGTCGCCGTTCCATGCGCCGGCGACGCTGATGCTGGTCGCCCATGTCGAGCAGGCCGGCGTCTGGCTGATCGACGGCGGCATGCATGAGCTCGCAACGTGCCTCGCGGCGTTGGCGCGACGCTACGGCGTCACCATCCGTTATGACGCCGAGGTCGCGGGCATCGCAACGAACGCCAGCCGCGCTACAGGTGTGCGGCTCGCCAATGGCGAGCAGATCACCGCCGACGCCGTCATCGCCACCGCCGATGTCGCGGCATTGGCGCAGGGCCTGTTCGGACCCGACGCGGCGCGCGCCCTCCCCGCCATCCCGCAATCGGCGCGCTCACTGTCGGCGATGACCTGGAGCTGCATGGCGCGCGCCGACGGCTTTCCGCTGTTGCGTCACAACGTGTTCTTTTCGCGCGACTCCCGCGCCGAGTTCGACCAGCTGATCGACCGCCGCACGATGCCGCGGGAGCCGACCGTCTATGTCTGCGCCCAGGCGCGCGACGACCAGCCGCACGAGGCTGCGGTCAACGAGCCGCTGTTCGTGCTGATCAACGCCCCCGCCACCGGCGACCATCACAGCTTCGCTCCCCCGGAGATCAGCCAATGTGCCCGCCAGACCTTCGACCTGTTGCAGCGCTGCGGTCTCAGCCTCGCGACGACGCCGGAACTGACCCGCGTGACGACGCCGACGGATTTCAACCGGATGTTTCCGGGCACGGGGGGCGCGCTGTACGGCCGCAGCTCGCACGGCTGGATGGCATCGTTCCAGCGGCCGGGCGCGCAGACGAAGCTGCCGGGGCTCTATGTGGCCGGGGGCAGCGCGCATCCCGGACCGGGCGTGCCGATGGCGGCGCTGTCGGGGCGGATGGCCGCGGCGCGGGCGATCGCGGACCTCGCTTTGATCGCGCCGTCGCGAAGGACGGCTATGCGTGGTGGTATGTCGACGCGCTGAGCGACGACGGCCACTTCGGCCTCACGATCATCGCGTTCGTCGGTAGCGTGTTCTCGCCCTACTACGCGTGGGCAAGGCGGCGCGGCCCGGCGGATCCTGACAATCACTGCGCGCTCAACGTCGCGCTGTATGGCGCGCGCGCGCGGCGCTGGTCGATGACCGAGCGCGGCCGCCGCGCGATCGCGCGCGACGAATCGCGCCTTGCGATCGGGCCGAGCCGGCTGGCCTGGAACGGCCGCGAGCTCGCAATCGACATCAACGAGGTCACGGTGCCCTGGCCGCTGCCGCTGCGCGGCAAGGTGCGGGTGGTGCCGACGGCGCTGAACGAAATCGCCTTCACGCTCGATGCCGAGGGACGCCATCGCTGGCAGCCGATCGCGCCGTGCTGCCGCGTCTCGGTCGACTTCGACCACCCCGACCTGCATTGGCGCGGCGACGGCTATTTCGACCTCAATCACGGTGACGCGCCGCTGGAGCGCGACTTCCAGAGCTGGCAATGGTCGCGCGCGGCGACGCGCACCGGCACCGTGATCTCCTATGACACGGTCGCGCGCGCCGGCACTGATACGTCGCTCGCGCTGCATGTCGATCCCACAGGCCGGTTGGAACAAATCGCGCCGCTCACCGAGGCGCCGTTGCGCAAGACGCTGTGGCGCGTCGGCCGCAGCGCCCGCGCCGACGCCGACGCACCAGTGCGCGTCGTCAACACGCTGGAGGACGCCCCGTTCTACGCGCGCTCCCATCTCGCCGCCCGTCTGCACGGCGAGGATGTCGCGATGATGCATGAAAGCCTGTCGCTCGACCGTTTCCAGATGCCGATCGTGCAAGCCATGCTGCCGTTTCGCATGCCGCGGCGGTGAGGCCGTTGAGGGCGAGGTTGATAGGATTGCGCGAACGCAACCGACGCGCCTCACTTGCGCGACAAACGCTCACTTGCACGACAAACAAAGGTGTCGTCCCGGACAAGCCGTGATGCGCGCCAGCGCATCACGGCGCCGATCCGGGATCCATACGCCGCAGCGGACGTGATGGGCAGAATGCCAATAGCCAGCCTGCCTCAAACCGCTCCCTGGGGGTATGGGTCCCGGCGTTCGCCGGGACGACAGCAGTGTTTGTCGATAGGTTGAACGTCGGCAACTGCGAACGCGCTGCCGTAGGGTGGGCAAAGGCGCGAACGCGGCGAAGCTGCGTGCGCGACGTGCCACCATCAGCATCGCATGTGGAGCGCGGTGGGCACGGCGCGCGCTATTCCTTGCTCCCGGCGACGGCGGAAGCGCGCCTTTGCCCACCCTACTTCGTCTCCGCCTCGCGCTCCCTCGCCTCGCGCTCGGCGCGCCGGCGGTCGAGGCGGCGGCCTTGCCATTCGAGCACGAGCCAGCCGAGCACACACATGATGACGACGACGAATTCGAGCAGACCGCCCATCTCGCTCATGGCGTTTCACTCATCACGTCGCTATGACGTCCGCCCCGAACGCGACAGCTGATCGCGCCGCTCCAGCCGCTCGAACAGGTCGATCACCCACAATGCGCGATCCTGCGCGGTCCGGCGCTGTGGCGAGATGGCGTGGGGGCGTTGCGCGTCCGCCGCGATCACGGCTGCGATCAGGACATGCGCCTCGGGCCGCGCCGGCGCCAGCGAACATTGCTCCTGGACCAGCGACACCAGTGCCGCCTTGCCGAGCAGTTGCAGCTTGCGCGCGGTCGACACGAAGGCACGCTGCGACAGCGAGTCGAATTCAGCGCGCGCGACCTCGCGGCCGATGTCGGCATAGATCAGCCGCGCGGCGTGAATGCCGGGCCGGCAGGCCCAGGGCAGATCGCCGATCCCGGCCGCGGCGCGCGCGTAGAACACGTCCGCGACGGCAAGGAGCCGCGCGGTGACGCGACCGATCCGATCGTCGAAGAACGGCGCGACCAGCCAGGTGTCGACATCGAGCCCCGCTTCGCGCAGCCATTGCCGCGGCAGATAGAGCCGGCCGGCGCGCGCGTCCTCGCCGACGTCGCGGGCGATGTTGGTGAGCTGCATGGCGATGCCGAGATCGCAGGCCCGCCCGATCGTCTCCGGGGCGCGCCGATGCATCAACAGCGACATCATCACGCCGACCGTGCCGGCGACGCGCACGGCATAGGCGAGCACGTCGCTCAATGTCTCGTGGCGGCGGCCCTGGGCGTCCCAGGCTAAACCTTCGAGCAGCGCCTCCGGGAGCGCGCGCGGAATTGCGAACTGCGCCACGACGCCGGCGAGGGCACGATCGACGGGGCTGTCGTCCGGCGCGCCGTCGTAGATCCGGTCGAGCCTCTCGTGCAGCACCTCGATCGCATCGACGCGGCGGCCGGGACCATCGACCGCATCATCGGCCTCGCGGCAGAACGCGTAGAGCGCGATGGCGGGATCGCCGACCGCGCGCGGCAGGACTTTCGACGCGGCAAAGAACGTCTTCGATCCGCCCCGCAACGACCGACGACAGATCGCGATGTCCTCTTGCCAGCTCATCGGCGCTCCAGTTCATGCGGTGCCGGCACGAGATCGTCGAGCACCCGCGCCGACGACAGCACGCCCGGCAGGCCGGCGCCGGGATGGGTGCCGGCCCCGACCAGATACAGCCGCTCGACCTCTTCGCTCTTGTTGTGCGGCCGGAACCAGGCGCTCTGCATCAGCACCGGCTCCAGCCCGAAGGCCGCGCCGCGATAGGACGACAGGCGATGCTCGAAATCATCGGGCGTCAGCAGCCGGGATGTCACGATCTGCCCGGCGAGATCGGGCAGTAGCGTGTCACTCAGCGCCTCTTCGATGCGCTTGCGGAACGGCTCCGCAGTAGCCGCCCAGTCGATGCCGCTCTCCTGATGCGGCACCGGCGACAGCACGTAGAAGGCATCGCAGCCATCAGGCGCCAGCGACGGATCGGTCGCGGTCGGACGATGCAGATAAAGGCTGAAATCATCCGCCAGCACCTTGCGGCGGAAGATGTCGTCGAGCAGGCCGCGATAACGCGGACCGAGCAGGATGGTGTGATGCGCGACGTCGCCGTAGCGGCGCTTCGTGCCGAAGTACCAGACGAACAGGCTCATCGAATAGCGCGCGCGGTCGATGCGCGTGTCGGTCCAGCGCCGCCGCGGCACCGATGGCAGCAGATGCTTGTAGGTCCAGGCGGCGCAACCATTGGAGACGACGACATCGGCCGCGATCGTCTCGCCGGAGTTGAGCCGCACGCCGGAGGCGATGCCGTTGCTGGTCGTGATCTCGGCAACGGGGGTCGAGCAGCGCACCTGGCCGTCCTGCCCTTCGATCAGGCTGACGAGCCCGGTCACCAGCGCACCGGTGCCGCCCATCGCGAAGTGCACGCCCCAGCGGCGCTCGAGATAGGCGATCAGGCAATAGATCGACGTCGTGGTGAACGGGTTGCCGCCGATCAGCAGCGGATGAAAGCTGAGGATCACGCGCAACCGCTCGTCGCGCACATGCTGGGAGACGAGGCCGTAGACCGAGCGAAAGCTCTGCAGCTTGATCATCGCCGGCGCGATCTTGGCCATGTCGAGCAGCGACAGGAACGGCACGTCGCCGAGCTCCTCGAAGCCGACCTTGAAGATCGCCTCGCTCGCCTTCATGAAACGCTCGTAGCCGTCGACGTCGCCGGGCGAAATCCTGTTCACTTCGGCCCGCATCGCTGCAGGATCGGCCGAACAGTCGAACACGGTGCCGTCGTCGAACCGAATGCGATAGAACGGCGAGATCGGCTTGAGCGTGACGTCGTCGGACATCTTGCGCCCGCACAGCTGCCACAGCTCCTCGAACAGGAACGGCGCGGTGACGATGGTCGGGCCGGCGTCGAAGGTGAAGCCGTCCTGGCGATGCACATAGGCGCGGCCGCCCGGCGCATCGAGCTGCTCGAACACGGTGACGCGATAGCCGCGCGCACCGAGCCGGACGGCGGCGGCGAGACCGCCGAAGCCGGAGCCGATCACGACCGCATGCGGCCGGTCTCCGAGCTCAGCCGGAACGGCGGCCTTGATGGTGGAGACGTCGAGCATGAGCGAAAGCGTAAATCGAAATTGACGCTTTCGCCAGTCAAAAAACGTCAATCTAGATTGACATTTCCTGTTGCACTGCAAGCACGCCGGCCCGCTCAGCGGCCGCGACGATCATTCCGGCGATCCGGGCCGGCTGCTCCTCATGCGCCAAATGACCAAGGCCCTCAATGAGTTCGAACTGCGCTTGCGGCACCAATTGGCGAACGCGCTGCGCCACGTCGGGCGGGATGGCCCGGTCGTGCGTGGCGGCGATCAGGAGCAGGCCGGTCTCGAGCCGCGGCAGGTCGCGCAGCAGGGGATGCAGGTCCCAGTTCGCCATCATCTCCAGCGCGGCGCCGACATGACCGGGGCTGCCGACCAGCCGCCGATACAGCCGCTCGCCGGTCGCATCGAGTGTCGAGCCGGTGCCCTTCAGCAGCCGATGCACAGCCGCCGGATCGCGGCCACGCCATGAGAACAGCCGCGGCACCAGGGGATTGAGCGCCATCATCTTGGCGAGCGGCGAGAAGAACTGCGCGGCGAGCCCGCCGAACGGGAGGTAGGCGCCATTGAGGCTGACGATCAGCTTCGGCGCGATCAGGCCGTCCAGCGTCATGCGGGTGAGAACAGCGGCGCCCGCGGAATGACCAATGGCGATGTCGGGCTTCACCGCGAGCTTGTCACAGAGGCCGGCGAGATCGCGCGACATGCCATCCAGCGACAGCCGCTGCCAATGTGGCGTCGAGGTGAAGCCGTGGCCGGACAGGTCCGGCGCGACGACGGTGAAATGCGTGGCAAGCAGCGGCGCGAGGTCGCGCCAGGAATGGGTCGCTGCTCCCGTGCCGTGGGCGAGCAGCGCGACCGGCCCATCGCCCATGACCTGCACGTGCCAGCGCAGGCCGGCAGCCTCGACGAAGCGACTGGCCGCGCGGTTGGGCCAGTCCTTGCCGTCGACGCTCCAGTTCGGCTTGTCACTCATGCCGGCCCGCAAAGTTGGACGCGGCTGGCGCGATCAACGACCGGCCGCACGCGTCATGAAATCATCGTAGCCCGCGATGACTTTATCAAGCTGCTCGAAATGCGGCATGGCGCCGGTCTGCATCACCTCGATCTGCCAGTTCGGCAGGCCTTCCACCGCGTGCTTGCCATGGTAATCGACGAAATCGCCGCGCACGCCGTGCACCATCCATACCGGCATCGCCAGTGCCTGGTAGAGCTTCAGGGCATTGGCGCTGAACAGATAGCCGGAGACGAAGGAATACGGCGCATTCTCGGCGCCCGGCTGATGTGTGGTGATGTAGTCGTATTCGAGCAGGCCTTCGTCGATGTCCTTGCGGCCGAAGGTCTTCTGCAAAAAGAAACGAATGCTGGCGCGCGAGGTCAGCAGCGTGAAGAAGCCGTGCTTCCACAGCGGCACGTTGAGGATGTTGCGCACCCATGGCATCGCGCGCGTCACGTCCTTGTTGCCCGCCGTCTTGGCCGCGGCCTCGGCGCGGCGATCGAGGCCGGTCGGGCTGAGCAGCGCCAGGGTGCGAAACAGGTTCGGCGCCTCGGTGCCGGCGCGCGCCGCGAACTCGCAGCCGAGCGACAGCGCCATGGCGTCAATCGCGGTATCGCCATGGCGGCGGCTGATCTCGTTCACGGCGAGCAGGATCGCATCCGTCATCAGCCGCGGCGTGTAGATGCGATCGGCACGGTCCGACAGGCCGAAGCCCGGCAGATCGAGCGCATAGACCGGACGCCTCGTGCGGTAATGCTCGAACAGCGGCTTCATCTCGTAGGCCGTCGCCGCGGCGTTGACGCTGTGGATCAGCAGCAGCGGACGTTGCCCGACCGGTGCGGCAGGTGTCTCGCCATAGCAGGTGATGCGGCCAACACGAGCGTCGGCAAGCTCGAAGCGCGGCGCAGCCAGCGGCGGCGGCATCGTCACGGCGCGCGAGGTGACCACATGCTCACGCTGGCTGGTCGAGGCGATCGGCATGGCATGCTCCTGGTTGGCGATTTCATGTCGACCGGCAGGATCGCCAGGTTCAACCGACCGGACGCGAGCATAGCGCCGGCCGGCCCGCTTGTCAGTCGTCGTTGGGAACGCCGCTTGACGCCTGCGGTTCCAGCGAGCTCAACCGCGGCCGGCCTGCGCCATTACGGCCTGCGACAGACGGGTGGCATCGGCGTGAGGCAGCGCCACGTAGCGGGCCTGCATCGCGCTAGCGAGTTGCGCGGCCTTGTCCTGCGGCCGCGGCGAGGAATCAACGAGCACCACGGGAATGCCGGTCAGCGCGAGCTGCTTCGCGGCCACCAGCGCTTCCGCCTCGGCCTCGCTGCGCCCGCCGCCATCGCGCGCGACATTGGCGCGGCCATCGGTCATCAGCACGATCGTCGGCGCCTGCCCTTTCGCCTTGACGGCGAGCGCGAGTTCGGTCGCGGCGAAGATCGCTGCCGACAGCGGCGTGCCGCCGCCGCCGGGCAAGCCAGCGAGGCTGCGCTTGGCGCGCGTCAGCGAGCGCGTCGGTGGCAGCAGCAGCTCGGCGCTGTTGCCGCGAAATGCGATCAGCGCCACCTCGTCGCGACGGATATAGCATTCGGCGAGCAGCAGCTCGACGGCGCCCTTGACCTCCGCGAGCCGCTGCAGGGCCGAGGAGCCGGAGGCATCGACCACGAAAATCGTGGTGGTGCCCGAGCGCTGCTTGAAGCGGGTGATGCGGATGTCGTCCTTGTGCACGATGAGGCGGCCACTCTTGCCGGCGGGTTGTGTCCGTCGCCGCAGCGGCTGCCACGGCGCCGCCGCGCGCAAGGTTTCGAGCACGTTGAGCCGCGCACCAGCCCGCCACTCGCCGCGCCGCGAACCGATCGGGCGCCCCCGCTTCGGCGCCTTCTGCGCGGTGCCCTGGCGGCCGGCACTCGGGCTGCGCGCACGCATGGTCCGCTCGTCCTGCAAGCGCTTCAGCAGGTCTGCTGGAATGGCAGCCTGCGCCGCCTCGAGCACGCGATCTTCCAGCGGACCATCGTCGCCGCGGTTGTCGTCCTCGCTCTCGGCCGGATCGTTCTGCGGCTCAGGCGACTCGTTGTTCTCGGTGTCATCTTCGGTCGCAGGCAACCTGGTGGCGCGCGGCGCGAGCACCAGCCGCGCGGCGCAGGCGATGTGCGGCTCGGCCACATCCGTCTCGCCATCGAGCGCCGCCGCGAGGCGCGCGACGCGACAGGCCAGCAGCGGCGCGCGCAGCGAGTCGATGCCGAGCGCGCAGGCCGTCGTCGTCAGCGCCCCGATTGCTTG
Protein-coding sequences here:
- the bchO gene encoding alpha/beta fold hydrolase BchO — its product is MSDKPNWSVDGKDWPNRAASRFVEAAGLRWHVQVMGDGPVALLAHGTGAATHSWRDLAPLLATHFTVVAPDLSGHGFTSTPHWQRLSLDGMSRDLAGLCDKLAVKPDIAIGHSAGAAVLTRMTLDGLIAPKLIVSLNGAYLPFGGLAAQFFSPLAKMMALNPLVPRLFSWRGRDPAAVHRLLKGTGSTLDATGERLYRRLVGSPGHVGAALEMMANWDLHPLLRDLPRLETGLLLIAATHDRAIPPDVAQRVRQLVPQAQFELIEGLGHLAHEEQPARIAGMIVAAAERAGVLAVQQEMSI
- a CDS encoding magnesium chelatase subunit D, whose protein sequence is MSDGAAIWTDAMITAALAAIDPVAAPVLLRAGAGPVREQWLELLRELMPDTTAVRKLPPSISDDRLLGGLDLAATLQAGRPVLQRGLLAEADGGVLIAVMAERMAPSTTAHLCVALDTGAVRIERDGMSLHAPARFGVIALDEGLGDERVAPALADRLACHLDLGTVARADLGESLFKPSDIAAAHALLPQVRLSDQAIGALTTTACALGIDSLRAPLLACRVARLAAALDGETDVAEPHIACAARLVLAPRATRLPATEDDTENNESPEPQNDPAESEDDNRGDDGPLEDRVLEAAQAAIPADLLKRLQDERTMRARSPSAGRQGTAQKAPKRGRPIGSRRGEWRAGARLNVLETLRAAAPWQPLRRRTQPAGKSGRLIVHKDDIRITRFKQRSGTTTIFVVDASGSSALQRLAEVKGAVELLLAECYIRRDEVALIAFRGNSAELLLPPTRSLTRAKRSLAGLPGGGGTPLSAAIFAATELALAVKAKGQAPTIVLMTDGRANVARDGGGRSEAEAEALVAAKQLALTGIPVVLVDSSPRPQDKAAQLASAMQARYVALPHADATRLSQAVMAQAGRG
- the crtD gene encoding 1-hydroxycarotenoid 3,4-desaturase CrtD — encoded protein: MADHRVIVVGAGIAGLSAALTLAARGAAVTVLERAPAPGGKMRQIAIGPARIDSGPTVFTMRWVFDELFADIGAALDDHLTLTPLDVLARHAWTDRRRLDLFADEERSADAIGHFAGRSEAEGYRAFCRDARRIFEVLKDPFIRTPAPSMTHLLRNAGFRDLTAIRPFQTLWKALGGYFRDPHLQQLFGRYATYCGSSPFHAPATLMLVAHVEQAGVWLIDGGMHELATCLAALARRYGVTIRYDAEVAGIATNASRATGVRLANGEQITADAVIATADVAALAQGLFGPDAARALPAIPQSARSLSAMTWSCMARADGFPLLRHNVFFSRDSRAEFDQLIDRRTMPREPTVYVCAQARDDQPHEAAVNEPLFVLINAPATGDHHSFAPPEISQCARQTFDLLQRCGLSLATTPELTRVTTPTDFNRMFPGTGGALYGRSSHGWMASFQRPGAQTKLPGLYVAGGSAHPGPGVPMAALSGRMAAARAIADLALIAPSRRTAMRGGMSTR
- a CDS encoding phytoene desaturase, with the protein product MLDVSTIKAAVPAELGDRPHAVVIGSGFGGLAAAVRLGARGYRVTVFEQLDAPGGRAYVHRQDGFTFDAGPTIVTAPFLFEELWQLCGRKMSDDVTLKPISPFYRIRFDDGTVFDCSADPAAMRAEVNRISPGDVDGYERFMKASEAIFKVGFEELGDVPFLSLLDMAKIAPAMIKLQSFRSVYGLVSQHVRDERLRVILSFHPLLIGGNPFTTTSIYCLIAYLERRWGVHFAMGGTGALVTGLVSLIEGQDGQVRCSTPVAEITTSNGIASGVRLNSGETIAADVVVSNGCAAWTYKHLLPSVPRRRWTDTRIDRARYSMSLFVWYFGTKRRYGDVAHHTILLGPRYRGLLDDIFRRKVLADDFSLYLHRPTATDPSLAPDGCDAFYVLSPVPHQESGIDWAATAEPFRKRIEEALSDTLLPDLAGQIVTSRLLTPDDFEHRLSSYRGAAFGLEPVLMQSAWFRPHNKSEEVERLYLVGAGTHPGAGLPGVLSSARVLDDLVPAPHELERR
- a CDS encoding phytoene/squalene synthase family protein; its protein translation is MSWQEDIAICRRSLRGGSKTFFAASKVLPRAVGDPAIALYAFCREADDAVDGPGRRVDAIEVLHERLDRIYDGAPDDSPVDRALAGVVAQFAIPRALPEALLEGLAWDAQGRRHETLSDVLAYAVRVAGTVGVMMSLLMHRRAPETIGRACDLGIAMQLTNIARDVGEDARAGRLYLPRQWLREAGLDVDTWLVAPFFDDRIGRVTARLLAVADVFYARAAAGIGDLPWACRPGIHAARLIYADIGREVARAEFDSLSQRAFVSTARKLQLLGKAALVSLVQEQCSLAPARPEAHVLIAAVIAADAQRPHAISPQRRTAQDRALWVIDLFERLERRDQLSRSGRTS
- a CDS encoding alpha/beta fold hydrolase, which translates into the protein MPIASTSQREHVVTSRAVTMPPPLAAPRFELADARVGRITCYGETPAAPVGQRPLLLIHSVNAAATAYEMKPLFEHYRTRRPVYALDLPGFGLSDRADRIYTPRLMTDAILLAVNEISRRHGDTAIDAMALSLGCEFAARAGTEAPNLFRTLALLSPTGLDRRAEAAAKTAGNKDVTRAMPWVRNILNVPLWKHGFFTLLTSRASIRFFLQKTFGRKDIDEGLLEYDYITTHQPGAENAPYSFVSGYLFSANALKLYQALAMPVWMVHGVRGDFVDYHGKHAVEGLPNWQIEVMQTGAMPHFEQLDKVIAGYDDFMTRAAGR
- a CDS encoding carotenoid 1,2-hydratase, producing MFSPYYAWARRRGPADPDNHCALNVALYGARARRWSMTERGRRAIARDESRLAIGPSRLAWNGRELAIDINEVTVPWPLPLRGKVRVVPTALNEIAFTLDAEGRHRWQPIAPCCRVSVDFDHPDLHWRGDGYFDLNHGDAPLERDFQSWQWSRAATRTGTVISYDTVARAGTDTSLALHVDPTGRLEQIAPLTEAPLRKTLWRVGRSARADADAPVRVVNTLEDAPFYARSHLAARLHGEDVAMMHESLSLDRFQMPIVQAMLPFRMPRR